The genomic interval CGGCAGTAGGAGGCAATCTTAAGGGAATGTTTAATGCTGTAGCAGACGAAATAAGTACAACAATTCCAGCTGAATAAGATTAGGAAACACTATGCAATGAAATTGTAGAAGGGAATGGTGCTGCAAACAGCACCATTCCAAAATTCTCAAAATGAAAAAACCAATAAAAATTAAACAACAAAAAGGCGCAGCCGCTGTAGAGTTTGCCATAATACTCCCCGTCCTAATCATGCTGATATTTGGCATCTATCAGTTTGGCATAGCTTACAACCGCTACATAACTTTAACTCATGCTGCCAGAGAAGGGGCGAGAGTAGCTGCGGTTGACTACAATAATGAGGATATTCCTGATCCTGAAAGCTATATAAAACAGATTGTAATAGAGAGGGCAACCTCTATTTATGACTTAACCGAAGACGACATAAGTATAAATTTACCTGAAGGAAACAAGATAGGCAAACCAATCGAAATTGAAATATTATATAACCTTTTCATTGAAATCCCTTTGGTAAACAGCTGGAACATAGAATTGACGCCCAAAGGGATCATGAGATTGGAAAGGTAATTATAAATAAACATTATAATGAAAAAGCAATTTAAAACCGAAAGCGGCCAGGTAGCGGTTATTGTCGCTTTACTTATAGTATCCCTAGTAGGAATGACCGCTTTGGTTATAGATGTGGGTTCTCTATATGAAGTAAGAAGAAATCTTCAGACTGTTGCTGATGCTGCTGCTCTAGCTGGTGCACAAGAATTGCCCCATAGTGTAACAGAAGCAAAGCAGAAAGCTATTGAGTATGCCAATAATAATTTAAAATATTCAGACACAGAAATAACTGAGGATAATATTGAGATTTTTAGCACTGAAGTCCCCAATGACTCTATAAGGGTTACCCCAGAGGATAAAAATCCTCAATTGTTTTTTTCAGGTATACTGGGCATTAATACCGCCGAAGTGGCGGCAACTGCTACTGCTACTGTCTACAACCCTCTTTCCATGAACCATCTGGTTCCATGGTCTATACCCCAGGATAAATATGGAGAGGTAATTCCAGGCCAGTCATATTCCCTTAAAGTGCCAGCTCAAGAGCAGGAAGATGGCAATTTTCAGGCTATGTGCTTTCAGAACGATAATATTGCAGCCAAGTCTGGCGCTAATCTGTATGAGTACAATATAGTCCATGGCTGTACCGAAGATATAATAATAGGCCACCAGTATCCAACAGAACCTGGTAATATGGTGGGACCCACAGAAAGTGGTGTGGAAGATTTAATTGGTGGAAATACTCAGTCATTTTCAGAAGTGACAAGTACTATTACCGGCGATGATGGTAAAACCTATTACTCTGGAACCGATACGACCTGTCCCAGAATAGTATTGGTACCTATAATTGATTCTTTGCCCAATGGGAAAAGTGATCCTGTTACTATTATGGGTTTTGCTATCTTTTATGTTGAAGATATTAGTGAAGAAGGAAAGGGAAAGGATAAGAGGGCTGAAGTTAAGGGAAAGTTTATAGATTATATGTTGGTGCAGTCCACTGGTGATGTAACCGGCTACGAAGGTGGATTAAAAGTAGTTAGGTTGGTAGACTGATTTTAGAAAATTTAGAAATTAAATAGGAGCAATTATGAAGCTAAGAATCGTAATACTCATTATTGCAATTATACTGGGAGTAGTAGCCGTAGTGGCGGTCCTGGGCTATATAAACAGCATCAGGGACACAGTAGAGGAAGAAGTAGAAAAGGTTGAAATACTGGTAGCGGCCCAAAACATACCCAAAGATTCGACAGTAGAGTCCCTGGTAGCCAATGAGAGCGTGGTACTGGAAGCTGTCCCCAGAAAATACCTGGCCAACGGCGTACTTACCTCCCTTGAAAATTATAAAGGATATGTGGTTGCCGCACCCATAAATGAAGGCGAGCAAATTACCACCACCAACTTTATAAAACCGGAAGATATCGGGCTTTCTTTTATGGTGCCTGAGGACATGGTAGCAATATCCATACCGGTTGATGATGTAATAGGAGTATCCAATCTTATAAATGTTGGAGACCATGTCAATGTTATAGGTACCTTCCAGCCCACAGAAGAAGAAGAACTAAAAGATGTCCTGGATGAGTATTTTGGCACCGAAGAAGTATCGGCAGAGATACTGGAAGAATTTGAACAGGAGCTGGGCATAACTGAAACCATAACCAAAACTCTTTTGTGGAATGTAGAGGTACTGCACATAGGGGAGAGGATGGTATACAAGAAAGCGGTTGAAGAAGAAGGCGGACTGCTTGAAACCACCGAAACTGAAACAAACCTGGAAGAGATTAATACCATTACCCTGGCTCTCAGCCCCCAGGATTCAGAGAAACTGGTATTTACGGAAGAAATGGGCCTGGTATGGCTGGCATTACTTCCTGTCGATGGCATAGAAGAAGAAGAGACTCCAGGAAGTACATTTAAAAATATTTTAG from Actinomycetes bacterium carries:
- the cpaB gene encoding Flp pilus assembly protein CpaB, producing the protein MKLRIVILIIAIILGVVAVVAVLGYINSIRDTVEEEVEKVEILVAAQNIPKDSTVESLVANESVVLEAVPRKYLANGVLTSLENYKGYVVAAPINEGEQITTTNFIKPEDIGLSFMVPEDMVAISIPVDDVIGVSNLINVGDHVNVIGTFQPTEEEELKDVLDEYFGTEEVSAEILEEFEQELGITETITKTLLWNVEVLHIGERMVYKKAVEEEGGLLETTETETNLEEINTITLALSPQDSEKLVFTEEMGLVWLALLPVDGIEEEETPGSTFKNIL
- a CDS encoding pilus assembly protein, with the protein product MKKPIKIKQQKGAAAVEFAIILPVLIMLIFGIYQFGIAYNRYITLTHAAREGARVAAVDYNNEDIPDPESYIKQIVIERATSIYDLTEDDISINLPEGNKIGKPIEIEILYNLFIEIPLVNSWNIELTPKGIMRLER